A genomic stretch from Juglans microcarpa x Juglans regia isolate MS1-56 chromosome 3S, Jm3101_v1.0, whole genome shotgun sequence includes:
- the LOC121257052 gene encoding type III polyketide synthase B-like, whose amino-acid sequence MGSEDVAQGGSTKWANPGKATILALGKAFPHQLVMQDYLVDGYFKDTNCDDPVLKQKLTRLCKTTTVQTRYVVMSEEILKKYPELAVEGLPTLRQRLDICNDAVTRMAVEASQACLKNWGRPISDITHLVYVSSSEARLPGGDLYLAKGLGLSPNTQRVMLYFVGCSGGVAGLRVAKDIAENNPGSRVLLATSETTIIGFKPPSAERPYDLVGVALFGDGAGAMLIGSDPVLGYEKPLFELHTAIQQFLPDTEKTIDGRLTEEGISFKLARELPQIIEDNIEGFCTKLIKVVGFPDKEYNKMFWAVHPGGPAILNRMEKRLELLPEKLNASRRALMDYGNASSNTIVYVLEYMIEENLKIKKENQGDNEWGLILAFGPGISFEGILARNLTV is encoded by the exons ATGGGAAGTGAGGATGTTGCTCAAGGAGGTTCTACAAAGTGGGCAAACCCAGGCAAAGCTACGATTTTGGCTCTTGGCAAGGCATTTCCTCACCAACTTGTCATGCAAGATTATCTCGTTGATGGGTATTTCAAAGACACCAACTGTGACGATCCAGTCCTCAAACAGAAGCTTACTCGACTCT GCAAGACAACGACAGTCCAAACGAGGTATGTGGTAATGTCAGAAGAGATCCTAAAGAAGTACCCGGAGCTTGCCGTCGAAGGCTTACCCACTTTAAGGCAAAGGCTAGATATCTGTAATGATGCAGTCACAAGGATGGCTGTTGAAGCTTCACAAGCTTGCCTCAAGAATTGGGGCAGACCTATTTCAGATATAACCCACTTAGTCTATGTGTCGTCAAGCGAAGCTCGGCTACCTGGTGGGGACCTTTACCTAGCAAAAGGACTTGGACTTAGTCCTAACACTCAAAGGGTCATGCTCTATTTTGTGGGTTGCTCAGGAGGGGTAGCTGGCCTCCGAGTCGCAAAAGACATAGCCGAAAACAATCCTGGGAGCCGAGTTTTGCTTGCAACTTCTGAAACCACCATTATTGGGTTCAAGCCGCCGAGTGCAGAGAGACCATATGATCTGGTTGGTGTTGCACTCTTTGGGGATGGTGCTGGAGCCATGTTAATTGGCTCAGACCCAGTTTTAGGCTATGAAAAGCCTCTCTTTGAACTGCATACGGCAATCCAGCAATTCCTGCCAGACACTGAGAAGACAATTGATGGACGGCTAACAGAAGAGGGGATTAGCTTCAAGCTAGCAAGGGAGCTTCCTCAGATAATAGAAGATAACATTGAAGGATTCTGTACGAAGTTGATCAAAGTTGTTGGGTTTCCTGACAAGGAATACAATAAGATGTTTTGGGCAGTCCATCCGGGTGGGCCTGCAATCTTGAATCGCATGGAAAAGCGGCTTGAATTGTTACCAGAGAAGCTAAATGCAAGCAGACGAGCTCTAATGGATTATGGCAATGCTAGCAGTAACACGATTGTGTATGTGCTGGAGTACATGATAGAAGAGAACCTCAAGATTAAGAAGGAAAATCAAGGAGATAATGAATGGGGCCTGATACTGGCTTTCGGACCTGGGATTTCCTTTGAGGGAATTCTAGCAAGGAACCTCACTGTCTGA
- the LOC121257557 gene encoding COBRA-like protein 1, whose translation MASIPSRVWPSALLSIVLVAFCRLADCFDPLDPNGNITVTFDIHQWTTDGYVARVTIQNYYQYRHVDKPGWKLGWTWAMNEVIWSISGAFATEQGNCSSFKYQVPHSCKKDPTIADLMPGALPQNKSEDCCRGGLLSAWAIYPAASFSSFEITVGNIGENTYVQAPLNLTLMAPGPGYTCSPVLDTDPTVSSDVGGRRQVQVFRTWRSTCTYSSFLANKTPVCCVSLSTFYNPMITSCPKCSCGCKDADKRTESCISSTGEFDRLSNPDLDDVVQCTDHMCPVQIHWHIKNNYMNQWRVKLTISNYNYRRNFSDWNVLVQHPGFSQQAKTYSFNNTMLPTLGFGDEVALLWGLEFYNTELLHADEDQLGSVNTEILLTKDSHSFTLSNGWAFPRRIYFNGENCEMPLPDTFPMLPNGGCSSRPSYYHIILLIFFTFVTLATWL comes from the exons ATGGCATCAATTCCTTCCCGTGTATGGCCTTCTGCATTGCTGTCAATAGTTTTAGTTGCTTTTTGCAGATTAGCAG ATTGCTTTGATCCCTTGGATCCAAATGGAAACATTACCGTTACTTTCGACATTCACCAATGGACAACTGATGGCTATGTG GCAAGGGTTACCATCCAGAACTACTATCAGTATCGCCATGTGGACAAACCTGGGTGGAAACTAGGGTGGACTTGGGCCATGAATGAAGTGATATGGTCAATAAGTGGTGCCTTTGCCACAGAGCAAGGAAATTGCTCATCCTTCAAATACCAGGTACCACACTCCTGCAAGAAAGACCCTACCATAGCTGATCTCATGCCAGGAGCCTTACCACAAAACAAGTCAGAGGACTGCTGCCGTGGTGGTCTTCTTTCTGCTTGGGCTATCTACCCTGCCGCGTCATTCTCTTCCTTTGAAATTACAGTTGGCAACATAGGGGAAAATACTTATGTGCAAGCGCCTCTAAATCTTACTTTAATGGCACCAGGTCCTGGTTACACCTGTAGCCCAGTTTTGGACACTGATCCCACAGTTTCTTCAGATGTTGGGGGTAGAAGACAAGTTCAGGTTTTCA GAACGTGGCGATCAACATGCACTTACTCGAGCTTTTTGGCAAACAAAACTCCAGTCTGCTGTGTTTCACTTTCCACATTTTACAATCCCATGATCACATCATGCCCCAAGTGCAGCTGTGGATGCAAAGATGCAGACAAAAGAACAGAATCATGCATAAG CAGTACCGGAGAATTTGACCGATTATCAAACCCGGATTTGGATGATGTAGTTCAATGCACTGATCACATGTGCCCGGTTCAAATTCATTGGCATATTAAGAACAATTATATGAATCAGTGGAGGGTGAAACTGACAATTTCTAACTACAACTATAGAAGAAACTTCTCAGACTGGAATGTGCTGGTTCAGCATCCTGGTTTCAGCCAACAAGCAAAAACATACAGTTTCAACAATACAATGCTTCCCACGCTTGGGTTTGGAG ATGAAGTTGCTCTCCTTTGGGGGTTAGAGTTCTACAATACTGAACTGTTACATGCTGATGAGGATCAACTGGGTTCAGTGAACACGGAGATACTTTTGACCAAGGATTCTCACTCCTTTACATTAAGCAATGGATGGGCTTTCCCAAGAAGAATATACTTCAATGGTGAAAACTGTGAAATGCCTCTCCCGGACACTTTCCCAATGCTTCCAAATGGTGGCTGCAGCTCAAGACCTAGTTACTACCATATCATTCTTCTTATATTCTTCACTTTCGTAACACTAGCAACTTGgctttga
- the LOC121257559 gene encoding 5'-methylthioadenosine/S-adenosylhomocysteine nucleosidase-like, producing the protein MAPHGDRSEAAVVSQPQDRPISTIVIIIAMQTEALPLVNKLQLTEDLEPVFPKGVPWVRYHGAYKDLNINLIWPGKDLALGVDSVGTVSASLVTYASIEALKPDLIINAGTAGAFKAKGAAVGDVFVASDCAFHDRRIPIPVFDMYGVGLRQATSTPNLVNELNLKVGKLSTGDSLDMSPQDEASIIANDATIKDMEGAAVAYVADLLKVPAIFVKAVTDIVDGEKPTAEEFLQNLAAVTAALDQAVTQVIDFINGKCLSEL; encoded by the exons ATGGCTCCTCatggtgacagatcggaggccGCCGTTGTTTCACAGCCTCAAGACCGGCCAATTTCCAccatcgtcatcatcatcg CTATGCAGACGGAGGCACTTCCTTTGGTAAACAAGCTCCAGCTTACCGAGGACCTCGAACCCGT TTTTCCAAAAGGGGTTCCTTGGGTCCGGTATCATGGTGCTTACAAGGATCTTAACATCAATTTGATCTGGCCAGGGAAAGATTTAGCTTTGG GGGTTGATAGTGTAGGCACAGTATCAGCATCTCTTGTAACCTATGCATCAATCGAAGCATTAAAGCCAGACCTGATAATAAATGCAGGCACTGCCGGTGCCTTTAAG GCCAAAGGAGCAGCTGTTGGTGATGTATTTGTTGCATCTGATTGTGCTTTCCATGATAGACGAATACCTATACCC GTTTTTGATATGTATGGTGTTGGTTTACGCCAAGCCACCTCCACCCCCAATCTTGTCAACGAGCTTAACCTAAAG GTTGGGAAATTGTCAACTGGTGACTCGCTTGATATGTCCCCCCAAGATGAAGCATCAATCATCGCAAATGATGCTACAATTAAAGACATGGAG ggAGCTGCCGTTGCCTATGTGGCAGACCTTTTGAAAGTCCCTGCAATATTTGTAAAAGCTGTGACTGATATAGTGGATGGCGAGAAACCAACTGCCGAGGAATTCTTGCAGAATTTGGCAGCTGTGACTGCTGCACTTGATCAGGCAGTTACTCAGGTTATTGATTTCATCAACGGGAAATGCCTCTCTGAACTTTGA
- the LOC121258242 gene encoding ER lumen protein-retaining receptor erd-2.2-like, producing the protein MRAQRTSIHAVSTWVRRQPPKMKAFLAVVSGMAALVLLRFIVHDHDNLFVAAEAVHSIGISVLIYKLMKEKTCAGLSLKSQELTAIFLAVRLYCSFVMEYDIHTLLDLATLATTLWVIYMIRFKLKSSYMEDKDNFAIYYVAVPCAVLALFIHPSTSHHFVNRIFWAFCVYLEAVSVLPQLRVMQNTKIVEPFTAHYVFALGVARFLSCAHWVLQVLDSRGHLLVALGYGLWPSMVLISEIVQTFILADFCYYYVKSVFGGQLVLRLPSGVV; encoded by the exons ATGAGGGCGCAGCGAACGTCGATCCACGCCGTGTCAACATGGGTGCGGCGACAGCCGCCGAAAATGAAGGCCTTCTTGGCCGTGGTCTCGGGCATGGCGGCGCTGGTTCTGCTCCGATTCATCGTCCACGACCACGACAACCTCTTCGTCGCCGCAGAGGCCGTTCACTCTATTGGAATCTCCGTGCTCATCTACAAGCTCATGAAGGAGAAGACTTGTGCTG GACTATCTCTCAAGTCTCAGGAATTAACAGCGATTTTTTTAGCTGTTAGGCTGTACTGCAGTTTTGTTATGGAATATGATATACACACCCTCCTTGATTTAGCTACATTGGCAACAACCTTGTGGGTTATTTATATGATCCGCTTTAAACTGAAATCTAGTTACATGGAGGACAAAGACAACTTTGCAATATACTATGTG GCGGTTCCCTGTGCTGTGTTAGCTTTGTTTATTCATCCATCAACTTCTCACCATTTTGTGAATAGAATCTTCTGGGCATTCTGTGTCTATCTGGAAGCCGTTTCAGTTCTACCCCAGTTGCGGGTGATGCAGAATACAAAG ATTGTTGAACCATTCACTGCACATTATGTGTTTGCTTTGGGTGTGGCAAGGTTCTTGAGCTGTGCCCATTGGGTTCTTCAG GTTTTAGATAGTCGTGGACACTTGCTGGTAGCATTGGGTTACGGATTATGGCCTTCTATGGTTCTTATCTCAGAAATTGTCCAGACTTTCATCTTGGCAGATTTCTGTTACTATTATGTCAAAAG TGTTTTTGGTGGCCAGCTTGTCCTTCGCCTTCCCTCTGGAGTGGTGTGA
- the LOC121257558 gene encoding uncharacterized protein LOC121257558, with product METPNGTPKKKSVEHGQVMDGSDIMKLVGNDEVFSNFVDHKFQELDRDRDGKLSVKELQPAVADIGAALGLPAQGTASDSDHIYSEVLNEFTHGKQETVSKTEFKVVLSDILLGMAAGLKRDPIVILRIDGEDLLEFITGPTFEPEMVSIFSQIDSHDGSLRDSIIKAFEKLSVDQGMPPSLDSWVLENIVQPAFRSCAGHDWDKSVSQETFLVEFKKVAECVAQHLKEQPVIVAHSENTFEGSGVKRLLSNQFELDKILNATLENVPKDRSGKLSKEYLQVAFDVVAPSAGLPPVGAVEEMDKIVGDVFKMMNVDDGKMVKEDEFKKLLTEILGGIMLQLEGNPISVSTNSVVHEPLASSSSLLQPSS from the exons ATGGAGACTCCTAATGGCACACCCAAGAAGAAAAGCGTAGAACACGGACAGGTTATGGACGGTTCGGATATAATGAAGTTGGTTGGGAACGACGAGGTGTTTAGCAATTTCGTGGACCATAAGTTCCAGGAGCTTGATAGGGATAGAGATGGGAAACTCTCTGTGAAGGAGCTTCAGCCTGCTGTGGCTGATATTGGTGCTGCTCTGGGTTTGCCTGCTCAGGGCACCGCTTCTGATTCCGATCACATTTATTCTGAG GTCTTGAATGAATTCACACATGGGAAACAAGAAACAGTGAGCAAGACTGAGTTCAAAGTGGTTCTTTCAGACATTCTTTTAGGCATGGCTGCCGGGTTGAAGCGGGATCCTATTGTGATCCTCCGGATTGATGGTGAAGACCTTCTTGAATTCATCACTGGCCCAACTTTTGAACCAGAGATGGTGTCCATATTTTCGCAGATAGACTCACACGATGGATCCCTCCGAGACTCTATAATTAAGGCTTTTGAAAAACTTAGCGTGGATCAAGGGATGCCCCCTTCTTTGGATTCTTGG GTTTTGGAAAACATTGTGCAACCAGCATTTCGATCCTGTGCTGGTCATGATTGGGACAAATCTGTCTCTCAAGAAACATTCTTGGTGGAGTTTAAGAAAGTTGCAGAATGCGTGGCTCAGCATCTCAAAGAGCAACCTGTGATTGTCGCCCACAGTGAAAATACCTTTGAAGGAAGTGGCGTTAAGAGATTATTATCGAACCAGTTTGAATTAGACAAG ATTTTGAACGCAACTTTAGAGAATGTACCAAAAGATCGCAGTGGAAAACTGTCTAAGGAGTATCTGCAAGTGGCGTTTGATGTTGTGGCTCCGTCAGCTGGTCTACCTCCAGTTGGTGCAGTTGAAGAG ATGGATAAGATTGTTGGTGATGTGTTCAAGATGATGAATGTGGATGATGGGAAGATGGTTAAAGAAGATGAGTTCAAGAAATTATTGACTGAAATCCTGGGGGGTATCATGTTGCAACTGGAGGGCAATCCGATTTCAGTTTCTACAAATTCAGTCGTGCACGAGCCCCTTGCCTCCTCTTCTTCACTTTTGCAGCCATCTTCCTAG
- the LOC121257232 gene encoding transcription factor bHLH121, with product MDFVQTVSAPDFHPTPQDAGELSTPSLPYSSQRYEVDCISARKTQKAGREKLRRDRLNEQFVELGNVVDPSRPKNDKSTILVDTIQLLKDLASQINKLKAECSTLTEESHELMQEKNDLREEKASLKSDIENLNVQCQQRLGAMFPWAAIDHSVVMGPPSYQFPVPMPMPPGPMPMHPSMQPYPFFGNQNPGLIPNPCSTFVPYVPPNTSVEQSARRASPRNRSPILDKQDSRCKSSGKSKTGESEDSDNVATDLELKTPGSTEDQDLSPEPKNSRKRWREENSVTEGSSSSRSSSSVQDSSSNIVVGGIADE from the exons ATGGACTTCGTTCAAACCGTATCCGCCCCAGATTTCCACCCAACCCCTCAAGATGCGGGCGAGCTCTCGACTCCTTCCCTACCATATTCCAG CCAAAGGTATGAAGTGGATTGCATATCCGCAAGAAAAACCCAGAAAGCTGGCCGAGAGAAATTGAGGAGGGATCGACTAAACGAGCAGTTTGTGGAGTTGGGAAATGTTGTAG ATCCTAGCAGgcccaaaaatgataaatcaacCATTCTAGTTGATACAATTCAATTGCTGAAGGACCTTGCATCTCAAATCAACAAACTCAAAGCGGAGTGTTCGACACTGACTGAAGAATCCCATGAG TTGATGCAGGAGAAAAATGATCTTAGAGAAGAAAAGGCATCTCTCAAATCTGATATTGAGAACCTTAATGTCCAATGTCAGCAGAGACTCGGGGCGATGTTCCCATGGGCTGCAATTGATCACTCTGTTGTCATGGGCCCACCATCTTATCAATTTCCAGTACCCATGCCGATGCCTCCGGGGCCAATGCCAATGCATCCGTCTATGCAGCCTTACCCCTTCTTTGGAAATCAGAATCCTGGGCTCATTCCAAACCCCTGTTCAACTTTTGTTCCATATGTACCTCCAAATACCTCGGTCGAACAGTCTGCCCGGCGTGCATCTCCACGTAACCGATCCCCCATCTTGGATAAACAAGATTCAAGGTGCAAGTCATCTGGGAAGAGCAAGACTGGGGAAAGTGAGGATTCCGATAATGTTGCTACAGACCTGGAGTTGAAGACTCCTGGATCTACTGAAGATCAG GATTTGTCACCAGAACCAAAAAATTCTAGGAAGCGTTGGAGGGAGGAAAACAGTGTAACTGAAGGGAGTTCTTCAAGTAGGTCTTCTTCCTCGGTACAGGATAGCTCTTCCAATATCGTGGTTGGTGGAATAGCTGATGAATGA